The following proteins are co-located in the Alkalibaculum bacchi genome:
- the spoIIP gene encoding stage II sporulation protein P, translating to MQNLHKLLANNKAYKIIVAILLISIVLQLGLLITNLIKGKQEVQVDANVTTVKGVSKDLENTEEKNVKKCEDEKISSNLFTFLLQQVIPYQKDPVDYGVVDAIKDLTQIDISDPKILISSQIPIMDSYEVDDVEITEEEEEEIYNLTSSKPLNDGAVAVNNTGDKPLVLLYATHTTESYASSSKTKINYVSYARSLDERYNMVAVCQEIKKVLEDKYGVQVVLDTTIHDHPDYNSSYSNSLETIKKNLQKYPSIKYVFDIHRDGLAENQKNKEVYATAVNGVNSTRVMMVVGLNHQNSANNAKFSDQVYGTFNEMYPSLTRPSVKRSKAKYNQFVSDNAVLFEIGSNLSTLEEAKVSASHLGDVLGKVITEKETN from the coding sequence GTGCAGAATTTGCATAAATTACTAGCAAATAATAAAGCTTATAAGATTATCGTAGCAATTTTGCTTATTAGTATTGTATTGCAATTAGGATTATTAATTACCAATTTAATAAAGGGAAAACAAGAAGTGCAAGTAGATGCAAATGTAACAACAGTAAAAGGCGTATCAAAAGATTTAGAAAATACAGAAGAAAAAAACGTAAAAAAGTGTGAAGATGAAAAGATATCATCAAATTTATTTACCTTTTTACTGCAACAAGTAATTCCTTATCAAAAGGATCCCGTTGATTATGGAGTAGTAGACGCAATTAAGGATTTGACCCAAATAGACATAAGCGATCCTAAGATACTTATCAGCAGTCAGATTCCCATTATGGACAGCTATGAGGTAGATGATGTAGAAATTACTGAAGAAGAAGAAGAAGAGATTTACAATCTAACATCATCAAAACCTCTTAATGATGGAGCAGTTGCAGTGAATAATACAGGGGATAAGCCATTAGTGCTTTTGTATGCTACTCATACTACAGAAAGTTATGCTTCTAGCAGTAAGACTAAGATTAACTACGTAAGTTATGCTAGATCTCTTGATGAAAGGTATAATATGGTAGCAGTATGTCAGGAGATCAAAAAAGTATTAGAGGATAAATATGGTGTCCAAGTAGTACTCGACACAACGATTCACGATCACCCTGATTATAATTCATCTTATTCTAATTCTTTAGAGACGATTAAAAAAAACTTACAGAAGTATCCATCTATAAAGTATGTCTTTGATATACATAGAGATGGATTAGCAGAAAATCAAAAAAATAAAGAAGTATATGCTACTGCAGTTAATGGGGTCAATTCTACTAGAGTTATGATGGTGGTAGGATTAAACCATCAAAACTCAGCTAATAACGCTAAGTTTTCAGATCAAGTATATGGCACTTTCAATGAGATGTACCCTAGCTTGACTAGGCCAAGCGTAAAAAGGAGCAAAGCAAAATACAATCAATTTGTCTCCGATAATGCGGTGCTCTTTGAAATAGGCAGTAATCTCAGCACATTAGAAGAGGCAAAAGTATCCGCATCTCATCTAGGAGATGTACTGGGAAAAGTAATCACCGAAAAGGAAACCAATTAA
- the gpr gene encoding GPR endopeptidase, whose protein sequence is MNMRTDLALENQEDLSQRGIKEDGVKVDVVESLKNVIYTKVQITDPKGEKAMGKPIGNYITIEMKDTEDEAIELSKLLAKAIKELILVETNENFTTLVVGLGNWNITPDALGPQVVSKLMITKHLFKEARELISHEMSQVCAISPGVLGITGIESSEIIRGVINNVKPDLIIAIDALTSRKIERICSTIQITDIGIIPGSGVNNSRKALNKESLGVPVIAIGVPTVVDAATIANDTIDMLIDRMMDETSSGHEFYKMLSDIDKEEKEFLIKDLLRPHVGNLFVTPNFVDQEIADLSNIIADGINLALHPHMDIEEINSYIH, encoded by the coding sequence ATGAATATGAGAACAGACTTAGCTTTGGAAAATCAAGAAGATTTGAGTCAAAGAGGTATAAAAGAAGATGGAGTTAAAGTCGATGTTGTTGAGTCTTTAAAGAATGTAATTTATACAAAAGTTCAAATCACCGACCCTAAAGGTGAGAAAGCCATGGGAAAACCTATCGGCAACTATATTACTATAGAAATGAAGGACACTGAAGATGAAGCCATAGAGTTGTCTAAATTATTAGCTAAAGCAATAAAAGAGCTTATCTTAGTTGAAACAAATGAAAACTTCACTACATTAGTTGTAGGCTTGGGAAACTGGAATATTACGCCCGATGCCCTTGGACCACAGGTAGTGTCGAAACTCATGATAACAAAGCATCTATTTAAAGAAGCAAGAGAGCTTATTAGCCATGAAATGTCACAAGTATGCGCTATTTCACCAGGTGTTTTGGGGATTACTGGAATCGAGTCTAGTGAAATCATTAGGGGTGTTATAAATAATGTAAAACCGGATTTAATCATTGCTATTGATGCCTTAACTTCTAGAAAAATTGAGAGGATTTGCTCTACCATTCAAATTACAGATATTGGTATAATACCTGGCTCAGGGGTGAATAATAGCAGAAAGGCACTAAATAAAGAGTCTCTAGGAGTACCTGTTATTGCTATTGGCGTTCCTACTGTAGTAGATGCGGCTACTATAGCAAACGATACAATTGATATGTTAATAGACAGAATGATGGATGAGACATCTAGTGGGCATGAGTTCTATAAAATGTTGTCAGATATCGACAAAGAAGAAAAAGAATTCTTAATAAAGGATTTGTTGAGACCTCATGTTGGCAATCTGTTCGTGACACCAAATTTTGTAGATCAAGAAATTGCTGATTTATCTAATATTATAGCTGATGGTATTAATTTAGCATTGCACCCTCATATGGACATTGAAGAGATAAATTCTTATATTCATTAA
- the rpsT gene encoding 30S ribosomal protein S20: MANIKSAKKRAKIAEIRTLRNKSIKTSIKTSLKKFESAVAANEKELALESFKFAVKKLDSGVAKGVVHQNSAARKKSSLARKLNAM; this comes from the coding sequence ATGGCTAATATTAAATCTGCTAAGAAAAGAGCTAAAATCGCTGAAATCAGAACTTTAAGAAATAAAAGCATCAAAACGAGCATCAAAACTTCTCTAAAGAAATTTGAATCAGCAGTTGCTGCCAACGAAAAAGAATTAGCTTTAGAAAGCTTCAAATTTGCAGTTAAAAAACTTGACTCAGGCGTTGCAAAAGGCGTAGTACATCAAAATTCAGCAGCAAGAAAGAAAAGTTCTTTAGCTAGAAAATTGAACGCTATGTAA
- the holA gene encoding DNA polymerase III subunit delta, whose protein sequence is MDYKQLMKDIKNKEISKVYLFYGEEFLLSQMMLDNLKKAIIKPEFEQLNFHTIDGKNATTEEIINACETLPFMDDTRLVVVSEIPLLSGTSNFSTKDVDRLCDYIGQVPGGCHLIFTSKKIDKKRKLVKVIEKHGALVEYSKLDKRDLSKWIAKRFKLEGKSIGESALQLFIESSDYLNKDSKANLSDIENEIKKLLAYTREKTIIEIQDVEGSIEVNIDTNIFKMLELIGTKSVGQGLKLMNILFQDGEPPIKVLFMIVRQFRLIYQCKFLQSRGYSTNDISKMIGERSFVVTKALTQAQKFSYERLISIYDYAAKMDIKMKSGQIDPKLALEMLLMKVI, encoded by the coding sequence TTGGATTATAAACAATTGATGAAAGATATCAAAAATAAAGAAATCAGTAAAGTGTATTTATTTTATGGAGAAGAATTTTTACTTTCTCAAATGATGTTAGACAATTTAAAAAAAGCAATTATAAAACCAGAGTTTGAGCAATTAAATTTTCATACTATAGATGGCAAAAATGCCACAACAGAAGAAATTATTAACGCATGTGAAACTCTTCCTTTTATGGACGATACTAGATTAGTTGTCGTGTCTGAGATCCCTCTTTTAAGTGGTACTTCCAATTTTTCTACAAAAGATGTGGATAGATTATGCGATTATATAGGACAAGTTCCAGGGGGATGTCATCTAATATTTACATCTAAAAAGATTGATAAAAAGAGAAAATTGGTCAAGGTCATTGAAAAACATGGTGCACTAGTAGAATATAGTAAGCTTGACAAAAGAGATCTTAGCAAATGGATTGCAAAGAGATTTAAATTAGAGGGAAAGTCTATTGGAGAAAGTGCTTTGCAGCTGTTTATCGAATCCTCTGATTACTTAAATAAAGACAGCAAGGCTAATTTAAGTGATATTGAAAACGAAATAAAAAAGCTTTTGGCGTATACGAGGGAGAAGACGATTATAGAAATACAGGATGTAGAAGGATCTATTGAAGTCAATATAGATACGAATATTTTTAAAATGTTAGAGTTAATTGGTACCAAATCCGTAGGACAAGGGCTTAAGCTCATGAATATTTTGTTCCAAGATGGAGAGCCTCCTATAAAAGTATTATTTATGATTGTACGACAATTTCGATTAATCTATCAATGTAAGTTTTTACAAAGCAGAGGATATTCCACCAACGATATTTCTAAAATGATTGGAGAAAGATCCTTTGTAGTTACAAAAGCCTTAACCCAAGCTCAAAAATTTTCCTATGAAAGACTCATTTCCATCTACGATTATGCAGCAAAAATGGACATAAAGATGAAAAGTGGACAAATCGATCCTAAATTGGCCTTGGAGATGTTGTTGATGAAAGTGATTTAA
- a CDS encoding DNA internalization-related competence protein ComEC/Rec2, producing the protein MAIIVFNMGMSFLISCTFILLVFLLIRNKVYRVVFFLSSLFFLLVFFRISIISNKTTTLNMNETPQTYLGRIISFPIYDEDKVQFILQLSGEYDEVVQVFNYENTHNFSYGDLIECKAEIKEPSSKRNPGGFDYNQYLRGKNIYVLMYTLNHTISFTGRSLTPFENMATRFRQDMFKHIENNFSLVQGDFISGLLLGKRSIDDEIEEEFNVLGVSHILSVSGLHVGYVYLFVSVICNTLRLNKKLQFIIVSLLLYFYCFMVGFNDPVMRASFMFLFSLFAQTINKKYDSLNVLCLLASIYIANNPYVIYNVGFQLSYSAVLSIGIIYPYLNNKFRIKEKLIEYIKSLLILTLSVQIGTLPITLYHFNSLSLLSVIANLIIVPLSGFIIIGYLFIFIIYSAFHVTIPLLLLPIQESIQFIFCFSTKLSDLSFAAIKLSPMPLPLVVLYYIFIFYLLGYFYHYKDKNRNLLACAMGVNIFALLLFYIYPKPMIITFLDVGQGDSALIECPSGFTMLIDGGGSINYPVGDEVLAKVLLCKNIREIDAVVATHSHSDHVLGLMEIMDDIKIQHLIINPLEEDYNDLLSLARTYGISINQSDHTTIKVGNELYIEFIYPNALHQYIGANNSSVVIKITYKDQNFLFMGDLESNGEKVLLQEGHDLKSDFIKIGHHGSSTSTSKEFIERVRPTYAIISVGANNHFNHPNKETINLLEEKNIKILRTDLHGAIEVKIHGNRTSIRTYIE; encoded by the coding sequence TTGGCAATTATTGTGTTTAATATGGGTATGAGTTTTTTGATTTCTTGTACCTTTATTTTGCTTGTTTTTTTGCTCATAAGAAACAAAGTTTACCGAGTAGTTTTCTTTTTATCTTCTTTGTTTTTTCTTCTGGTCTTTTTCCGCATAAGTATCATATCAAATAAGACTACAACCTTAAATATGAATGAAACTCCACAAACGTATTTGGGAAGGATTATCTCCTTTCCTATATATGATGAGGATAAAGTTCAATTTATACTTCAATTATCAGGAGAATATGATGAAGTAGTTCAGGTGTTTAATTATGAAAATACTCACAATTTTTCTTATGGAGATCTTATTGAATGTAAGGCTGAAATAAAAGAGCCATCGTCAAAGAGAAATCCAGGAGGCTTTGATTATAATCAGTATTTACGAGGAAAAAATATTTACGTTCTTATGTACACATTAAACCATACCATATCCTTTACAGGTCGTAGCCTCACTCCCTTTGAAAATATGGCTACTAGGTTTCGTCAAGATATGTTTAAGCATATTGAAAATAACTTTTCCCTAGTACAAGGAGACTTTATTAGTGGGCTTCTCTTAGGGAAAAGATCTATCGACGATGAAATTGAAGAAGAGTTTAATGTACTAGGAGTATCTCATATTCTTTCTGTATCGGGATTGCACGTGGGATATGTATACTTATTTGTTAGTGTGATATGCAATACGTTGAGATTAAATAAAAAGTTGCAGTTTATAATCGTATCTCTTTTACTTTACTTTTATTGCTTTATGGTGGGCTTCAACGATCCAGTTATGAGGGCAAGCTTTATGTTTCTCTTTTCTTTGTTTGCTCAGACGATTAATAAGAAATACGATTCGTTAAATGTGTTATGTTTATTAGCGTCTATTTATATTGCAAACAATCCATACGTAATTTACAATGTTGGATTTCAGCTCTCTTATAGTGCCGTATTATCTATAGGAATTATATACCCTTATTTAAACAATAAATTTAGAATAAAGGAAAAACTAATAGAATATATAAAATCCTTGCTCATTTTGACTCTATCTGTTCAAATAGGGACCTTGCCAATTACTCTTTATCACTTTAATAGTTTGTCCCTTCTTTCCGTTATTGCTAATCTCATCATTGTCCCGTTATCAGGTTTTATTATCATTGGGTATTTATTCATATTCATTATATATAGTGCCTTCCATGTGACCATTCCCTTACTTCTTTTGCCTATACAAGAATCGATACAGTTTATCTTTTGTTTTTCAACAAAACTATCTGACTTATCCTTTGCTGCAATTAAGCTTTCACCTATGCCTTTGCCTCTTGTTGTCTTATATTATATTTTCATATTTTATCTATTAGGTTATTTTTATCATTATAAAGACAAGAATAGAAACCTCCTTGCCTGTGCTATGGGAGTAAATATATTTGCATTGCTACTATTCTATATTTACCCAAAACCTATGATTATTACTTTTTTAGATGTAGGTCAAGGAGATTCAGCCTTAATTGAGTGTCCCAGTGGGTTTACTATGCTTATTGACGGTGGAGGTAGCATTAATTATCCAGTAGGGGATGAGGTGCTAGCAAAAGTCCTTCTATGCAAAAATATTCGAGAAATAGATGCTGTTGTAGCCACCCACTCTCACAGTGATCACGTATTAGGATTAATGGAGATAATGGATGATATAAAGATTCAGCACCTTATCATCAATCCCCTTGAAGAAGATTACAATGATTTACTATCCCTAGCCCGTACATATGGTATTTCTATTAATCAAAGTGATCACACTACAATAAAGGTGGGGAATGAATTATATATTGAATTTATTTACCCTAATGCATTACATCAATATATAGGTGCAAATAACAGCTCTGTAGTAATTAAAATAACATACAAAGATCAAAATTTTCTTTTCATGGGAGATTTAGAATCAAATGGTGAAAAGGTACTTCTTCAAGAAGGACATGATCTTAAAAGCGATTTCATTAAAATAGGTCATCATGGTAGTAGTACTTCTACAAGTAAAGAATTTATAGAGAGGGTCCGTCCTACTTATGCTATAATTAGCGTAGGAGCAAACAATCATTTTAATCACCCTAATAAAGAAACTATAAATTTATTAGAGGAAAAAAACATTAAGATTCTTAGAACAGATTTACACGGTGCAATAGAAGTGAAAATCCATGGAAATCGGACAAGTATAAGAACATATATAGAGTAG
- a CDS encoding MBL fold metallo-hydrolase, which yields MKLTILGNNGPYPSAGGACSGYLIEHEDTKILLDCGNGVMSNLLKVCDVEALDAVILSHLHPDHISDLFVLRYTLSEKGRKIPVYAPNNPKEEYERLHYKNAYDIHPIEEHLQFNIGPLSISFCELQHVLQNFGICIEVEGKKFVYTGDMQYDEKIVDFAKDAHVLLIESGVLERDLQNNPPHLSARQACKFGNESNVKKLLLTHFHPKYRIDEFIIETINQYDGLLVMTQLMQTYKI from the coding sequence ATGAAACTAACCATATTAGGAAATAATGGGCCTTATCCCAGTGCTGGTGGAGCTTGTTCTGGGTATTTAATTGAACATGAAGATACAAAGATTTTACTAGACTGCGGAAATGGAGTAATGAGTAATCTTTTAAAAGTATGTGATGTAGAGGCGTTAGACGCGGTAATATTGTCTCACTTGCATCCAGACCATATTTCTGATTTGTTTGTACTTCGATATACACTTTCAGAGAAAGGTAGAAAGATACCTGTTTATGCACCAAACAATCCAAAAGAAGAATATGAAAGACTTCATTACAAGAATGCATATGATATCCATCCAATTGAGGAACATTTACAATTCAATATTGGGCCTTTATCTATAAGTTTTTGTGAGCTTCAACATGTACTACAAAATTTCGGTATATGTATTGAAGTGGAAGGAAAGAAATTTGTTTATACTGGAGATATGCAGTACGATGAGAAAATCGTTGACTTCGCAAAAGATGCCCATGTGCTGCTGATAGAGTCTGGAGTATTAGAAAGGGATTTACAAAATAATCCGCCTCATTTGTCGGCAAGGCAAGCGTGCAAATTTGGAAACGAAAGCAATGTGAAAAAATTGCTCTTAACTCACTTTCATCCAAAATACAGAATAGATGAATTCATTATTGAAACCATTAATCAATACGACGGACTTCTAGTCATGACCCAACTTATGCAAACTTATAAGATTTAA
- a CDS encoding helix-hairpin-helix domain-containing protein, with the protein MDRVKLKEWIRNNKLTIIVVILFVVSLLIYYSSIFKNSSIENSKMDVLEKEVEKSEEPTEETAKTIIVHISGEVIKPGIIELDYGQRLYEAIEMAGGPTEKADVEQVNLAMILEDQQKVVIPSTDNGAQGNPTIEYSAGGGAAVKININTADKTQLMELPRIGDATAEAIIQYREENQGFKKIEDIKNVPRIGDVTFEGFKDKITCY; encoded by the coding sequence ATGGATAGAGTTAAGTTAAAGGAATGGATTAGAAATAATAAATTGACGATTATTGTAGTTATCCTTTTTGTTGTGTCATTACTCATTTATTATTCTTCTATATTTAAAAATTCATCAATTGAAAATAGTAAAATGGATGTGCTTGAAAAAGAAGTAGAAAAATCAGAAGAACCTACTGAAGAAACAGCAAAGACGATAATCGTCCATATTTCCGGAGAAGTAATAAAACCTGGTATTATTGAATTAGACTATGGACAAAGGCTGTATGAGGCGATTGAAATGGCAGGAGGACCTACTGAAAAAGCTGACGTAGAACAAGTCAATTTAGCGATGATTTTAGAAGATCAACAAAAGGTTGTAATCCCTTCAACTGATAATGGAGCGCAAGGTAATCCTACTATAGAATACTCAGCAGGAGGGGGAGCGGCGGTAAAAATTAATATCAATACAGCAGACAAAACACAATTAATGGAATTGCCTAGAATAGGAGATGCTACAGCAGAGGCTATTATTCAATATAGAGAAGAAAACCAAGGATTTAAAAAAATAGAAGACATTAAGAATGTCCCGAGAATAGGGGATGTTACTTTTGAGGGATTTAAGGACAAGATTACATGTTACTAG
- a CDS encoding D-alanyl-D-alanine carboxypeptidase family protein, producing MEKKILALLLMFIVTIQPITYANTEPNTLSPSAILMDAETGQVLYDKNAKERLYPASITKVLTAIIALEENENLNEKVIIGKDVPYQIVSNSSAIYLLPGEVVTLEQLMYALMVESANDAAVAIAEHTAGSVENFAKLMNNKAKELGATDSHFTNPHGLHSEDHYTTAYDMALIMKEAIKEPVLRKLMTTSNYIIPETNKQQTRYLWTKNRLYKNEDDEFYNDKVIASKTGFTTEAKNTLVSAAENNDMSLITVVLDGQSASTYYDTSALFDYGFASFETSTLIRKDDFVKEQEIEKGSNPLQIVSRSTVKYVKTKDNSDEINETIKLSQNLPSTISKGEVIGKIEYSVGNEKVGEAQLVAGNEVLSSSAVRIQKLKGSIIYLIPALLLLYILARIYVHIRNTRIRKRRIRKKYGITYGSVPRRRRSQRSQYYRY from the coding sequence ATGGAAAAGAAAATACTAGCTCTTCTACTGATGTTCATCGTTACCATACAACCCATTACATATGCTAATACAGAACCAAATACCTTGTCTCCATCAGCCATCTTAATGGACGCTGAGACTGGACAAGTTTTATATGATAAAAACGCAAAGGAACGACTATATCCTGCAAGTATAACAAAAGTTCTTACTGCTATTATAGCTTTAGAGGAAAACGAAAATTTAAATGAAAAAGTTATTATAGGCAAAGATGTCCCCTACCAAATTGTAAGTAATAGTAGTGCCATTTACCTTCTTCCAGGAGAAGTAGTGACTTTAGAACAACTCATGTATGCCCTAATGGTTGAATCCGCAAATGACGCCGCTGTAGCTATTGCTGAACACACGGCTGGGTCTGTAGAAAATTTTGCAAAGCTGATGAATAACAAGGCAAAAGAATTAGGTGCTACAGATTCCCATTTTACCAATCCCCATGGCCTACATAGTGAAGACCACTATACAACAGCTTACGATATGGCCCTTATAATGAAAGAGGCTATTAAGGAACCTGTACTTCGCAAATTAATGACCACTTCAAATTACATTATTCCTGAAACAAATAAACAACAAACACGTTATTTATGGACAAAAAATAGATTGTATAAAAATGAAGACGATGAATTCTATAATGACAAAGTAATCGCATCAAAAACGGGTTTTACTACAGAAGCTAAAAACACATTAGTCAGTGCTGCTGAAAACAATGATATGAGCTTAATTACAGTAGTATTAGATGGGCAAAGTGCATCTACTTATTATGACACATCCGCATTATTTGATTATGGATTCGCCTCTTTTGAAACCTCTACTCTCATCAGAAAAGATGATTTTGTAAAAGAACAGGAAATAGAAAAAGGGAGTAATCCACTTCAAATTGTATCAAGAAGTACTGTAAAATATGTAAAGACTAAGGATAATAGCGATGAAATCAATGAGACCATTAAACTATCTCAGAATTTGCCTTCAACTATTTCTAAAGGTGAGGTCATTGGCAAGATCGAATATTCTGTGGGAAATGAAAAAGTTGGAGAAGCTCAATTAGTGGCTGGTAATGAAGTTTTAAGTAGTTCAGCCGTTCGGATACAAAAGTTAAAAGGCTCCATTATCTACCTTATACCTGCTCTTCTATTATTGTATATATTAGCTCGAATTTACGTTCATATTAGAAATACTCGAATAAGAAAGAGAAGAATCCGCAAAAAATACGGCATCACATATGGAAGTGTACCTCGTAGGAGAAGGTCTCAAAGAAGCCAGTATTATAGATACTAA
- a CDS encoding histidinol-phosphatase yields MTTRFISNYHTHNNFCDGKNTIEEMVQAAIEKGILHLGISSHAHIPNQEIWTMEEDQIETYLDEVHRIKEKYTGKIHIYTGLEIDFFDGIGWYPPILPFIEELDYDIGSVHCLYVGEIGESCYVDDTREAFEEGVENLFNGNIQEAVRHYYNSLKNMIIQYNPTIIGHMDIIKKNNNENYFFNEKEQWYKDIIKDVLSVIKDSTSIVEVNTGGIARYGKDLLYPSIDILEQMYRNGLDITINGDSHKIEDIDFYYEEVYQLIKDIGYDRVMIFTDKGWEPFKL; encoded by the coding sequence GTGACTACACGGTTTATATCAAATTATCATACTCATAACAATTTTTGTGATGGCAAGAATACCATCGAAGAAATGGTACAAGCAGCTATTGAAAAAGGAATTCTACATCTAGGCATATCTTCTCATGCACATATACCAAACCAAGAGATATGGACTATGGAAGAAGATCAAATAGAAACTTATTTAGATGAGGTTCATAGAATCAAAGAAAAATACACTGGAAAAATCCATATATATACAGGCTTAGAAATCGATTTTTTTGATGGTATTGGTTGGTATCCACCAATATTACCATTTATTGAGGAATTAGATTACGATATTGGATCTGTTCATTGCCTATATGTTGGAGAAATAGGAGAGTCTTGCTACGTTGATGATACACGGGAGGCTTTTGAAGAAGGTGTAGAAAATCTTTTTAATGGAAATATTCAAGAAGCAGTAAGACATTATTATAATAGCCTTAAAAATATGATTATCCAATATAACCCAACCATAATAGGTCATATGGATATCATTAAAAAGAACAATAATGAAAATTATTTTTTTAATGAAAAAGAACAATGGTATAAAGACATTATTAAAGATGTCTTATCTGTAATCAAAGACAGCACGAGTATTGTAGAAGTCAATACTGGAGGAATCGCTAGATACGGTAAAGATTTGCTTTACCCATCAATTGATATTCTTGAACAAATGTATAGAAATGGACTAGACATAACCATCAACGGAGATTCTCATAAAATAGAAGATATTGATTTTTATTACGAAGAAGTATACCAGTTGATAAAAGATATTGGTTATGATAGAGTCATGATTTTTACGGATAAAGGTTGGGAACCGTTTAAGTTGTAA
- a CDS encoding V-type ATP synthase subunit D — MANKITPTKANLMKAESALRFSKKGFDLLDKKRTVLIQEMMTLVESAKTIEKKIEKNFAEAYKALKQASITMGVFNLEEVMVAVEKEDDYQIRFKSVMGVEIPEIIYVTKDKIKPQYGFYNSNPSLDLAIIKLKEVKYLSYQLAQLETSAYKLSLEIRKTQKRANALDKIQIPKLNANIKFIEETLEEKEREDFFRLKIVKKKQD; from the coding sequence ATGGCAAACAAGATAACACCAACAAAAGCAAATTTAATGAAAGCCGAAAGTGCCTTACGTTTTTCCAAAAAGGGTTTTGATTTACTGGACAAAAAGAGAACAGTACTAATCCAGGAGATGATGACTCTCGTAGAATCGGCAAAAACCATAGAAAAGAAGATTGAAAAAAATTTTGCAGAAGCTTACAAGGCCCTAAAACAAGCTAGCATTACTATGGGCGTCTTTAATCTAGAAGAGGTAATGGTTGCAGTAGAAAAGGAAGATGATTATCAAATTCGCTTTAAAAGCGTTATGGGCGTAGAGATCCCTGAGATTATCTACGTCACAAAAGATAAAATCAAACCTCAGTACGGATTTTATAATAGCAATCCCTCTTTAGATTTAGCTATAATCAAGTTAAAGGAAGTAAAATACTTATCTTATCAACTTGCTCAATTAGAGACTTCTGCTTATAAATTATCCCTAGAGATTAGGAAAACCCAAAAAAGAGCCAATGCACTAGATAAAATACAAATCCCTAAACTAAATGCAAATATAAAGTTTATAGAAGAGACTCTAGAAGAAAAGGAAAGAGAAGATTTCTTTAGACTAAAAATAGTAAAGAAAAAGCAAGACTAG